The following proteins are encoded in a genomic region of Aptenodytes patagonicus chromosome 13, bAptPat1.pri.cur, whole genome shotgun sequence:
- the RNPS1 gene encoding RNA-binding protein with serine-rich domain 1 isoform X2 encodes MAPSPTKRKDRSEEKSKDRSKDKAATKESGEKDRGRDKTRKRRSASSGSSSTRSRSSSTSSSGSSSSTGSSSGSSSSSASSRSGSSSTSRSSSSSSSSGSPSPSRRRHDNRRRSRSKSKPPKRDEKERKRRSPSPRPTKVHVGRLTRNVTKDHIMEIFSTYGKIKMIDMPVDRLNPHLSKGYAYVEFENPDDAEKALKHMDGGQIDGQEITATAVLAPRPRPPPRRFTPPRRMLPPPPMWRRSPPRMRRRSRSPRRRSPVRRRSRSRSPGRRRHRSRSSSNSSR; translated from the exons AT GGCTCCCTCACCAACCAAGCGCAAGGATAGGTCTGAAGAGAAATCAAAGGACCGGTCCAAGGATAAAGCAGCCACTAAGGAATCGGGTGAAAAGGATCGTGGTCGAGACAAGACACGCAAAAGACGCAGTGCTTCCAGCGGGAGCAGCAGTACCAG ATCCCGTTCCAGCTCAACTTCCAGTTCAGGGTCCAGTTCCAGCACTGGTTCTAGCAGTGGCTCTAGTTCCTCTTCTGCCTCAAGCCGCTCTGGGAGCTCCAGCACCTCACGCAGTTCCAGTTCCAGCAGCTCCTCTGGATCTCCAAGTCCCTCTCGACGGAGACATGACAACAGGAGACGCTCCCGCTCCAA GTCCAAGCCACCCAAGAGAGATGAAAAGGAGCGGAAGAGGCGGAGCCCGTCACCCAGACCTACAAAAGTGCATGTTGGAAGGCTCACTAGAAATGTGACCAAG GATCACATCATGGAAATTTTTTCCACTTACGGAAAGATTAAAATGATTGACATGCCAGTTGACAGGCTAAATCCACACCTCTCTAAAGGTTATGCTTATGTGGAGTTTGAGAACCCAGATGATGCTGAGAAAGCCCTGAAACACATGGATGGAG GCCAGATTGATGGTCAGGAGATCACTgccacagctgtgctggcaccacGACCTAGGCCGCCTCCCAGACGCTTTACCCCACCCAGGAGGATGCTGCCACCACCACCGATGTGGCGCAGGTCACCCCCTCGCATGAGGAGAAG GTCCCGGTCTCCTAGGCGCAGATCCCCTGTTCGCCGGCGATCAAGATCTAGATCTCCTGGACGAAGGCGCCATCGCAGCCGCTCCAGCTCAAACTCCTCACGATAA
- the RNPS1 gene encoding RNA-binding protein with serine-rich domain 1 isoform X1 — MELSGLKKKSLLGLKENNKKSNTRAPSPTKRKDRSEEKSKDRSKDKAATKESGEKDRGRDKTRKRRSASSGSSSTRSRSSSTSSSGSSSSTGSSSGSSSSSASSRSGSSSTSRSSSSSSSSGSPSPSRRRHDNRRRSRSKSKPPKRDEKERKRRSPSPRPTKVHVGRLTRNVTKDHIMEIFSTYGKIKMIDMPVDRLNPHLSKGYAYVEFENPDDAEKALKHMDGGQIDGQEITATAVLAPRPRPPPRRFTPPRRMLPPPPMWRRSPPRMRRRSRSPRRRSPVRRRSRSRSPGRRRHRSRSSSNSSR, encoded by the exons ATGGAGTTATCAGGATTGAAAAAGAAGAGTTTGCTAGGactcaaagaaaataataaaaaatccaaCACTAG GGCTCCCTCACCAACCAAGCGCAAGGATAGGTCTGAAGAGAAATCAAAGGACCGGTCCAAGGATAAAGCAGCCACTAAGGAATCGGGTGAAAAGGATCGTGGTCGAGACAAGACACGCAAAAGACGCAGTGCTTCCAGCGGGAGCAGCAGTACCAG ATCCCGTTCCAGCTCAACTTCCAGTTCAGGGTCCAGTTCCAGCACTGGTTCTAGCAGTGGCTCTAGTTCCTCTTCTGCCTCAAGCCGCTCTGGGAGCTCCAGCACCTCACGCAGTTCCAGTTCCAGCAGCTCCTCTGGATCTCCAAGTCCCTCTCGACGGAGACATGACAACAGGAGACGCTCCCGCTCCAA GTCCAAGCCACCCAAGAGAGATGAAAAGGAGCGGAAGAGGCGGAGCCCGTCACCCAGACCTACAAAAGTGCATGTTGGAAGGCTCACTAGAAATGTGACCAAG GATCACATCATGGAAATTTTTTCCACTTACGGAAAGATTAAAATGATTGACATGCCAGTTGACAGGCTAAATCCACACCTCTCTAAAGGTTATGCTTATGTGGAGTTTGAGAACCCAGATGATGCTGAGAAAGCCCTGAAACACATGGATGGAG GCCAGATTGATGGTCAGGAGATCACTgccacagctgtgctggcaccacGACCTAGGCCGCCTCCCAGACGCTTTACCCCACCCAGGAGGATGCTGCCACCACCACCGATGTGGCGCAGGTCACCCCCTCGCATGAGGAGAAG GTCCCGGTCTCCTAGGCGCAGATCCCCTGTTCGCCGGCGATCAAGATCTAGATCTCCTGGACGAAGGCGCCATCGCAGCCGCTCCAGCTCAAACTCCTCACGATAA
- the LOC143166514 gene encoding uncharacterized protein LOC143166514, whose translation MGRLDDHAKRRIVELRRAGLSFRKIKKVLELDDIRVTPQAVYLFLKRKSVEPGSAAAGWDGDQPWPPLRGREAELPEPMGAHTTAMPGGGPAGSRVPCPAGGQDTKEGIQIVSVASLCKDGGQLGEALPVGLPPGNGDDGSTCTPSTPGSCPPLGGPATPPQPLPSRGRLVAPPTRNPALVVKKKIVDRAILLQKKVKDASTQTALLNPTSPGNQNPAWGGPVLPPAPSSHVIAEKLDAVQTEIQKLSQALHAVLERQCRLERQQEHQQRLQQEVLMTLQQLSSTVSHGTVPANQPCVPFSSMAEPSPTVPNFSQFKMELI comes from the exons ATGGGCCGGCTGGACGACCACGCCAAGAGGAGGATCGTGGAGCTGCGCAGGGCCGGGCTGAGCTTCCGCAAGATCAAGAAGGTGCTGGAGCTGGATGACATCCGGGTGACGCCGCAGGCCGTGTACCTCTTCCTCAAGCGGAAGAGTGTGGAGCCGGGGTCGGCGGCAGCTGGCTGGGACGGGGACCAGCCCTGGCCCCCGCTGCGGGGGCGTGAGGCTGAGCTGCCCGAGCCAATGGGTGCCCATACCACCGCAATGCCCGGCGGGGGCCCCGCGGGCAGCCGGGTGCCCTGCCCCGCTGGTGGCCAAGACACCAAGGAGGGCATCCAGATCGTTAGCGTGGCCTCACTCTGCAAGGATGGCGGGCAGCTCGGGGAGGCCCTGCCCGTGGGACTGCCCCCTGGGAACG GCGATGATGGCTCTACATGCACCCCCTCGACTCCGGGGAGCTGCCCCCCTCTGGGGGGCCCAGCCAcccccccacagcccctgcccagccgAGGGCGGCTGGTCGCACCCCCCACCAGGAACCCAGCCCTGGTGGTGAAGAAGAAGATCGTGGACAGGGCTATCCTCCTGCAGAAAAAG GTCAAAGACGCCAGCACTCAGACTGCCCTGCTGAACCCCACGAGTCCTGGAAATCAAAACCCTGCTTGGGGCGGACCAGTgcttccccctgctcccagctcccatgTCATTGCTGAAAAGCTGGATGCTGTACAGACGGAGATCCAGAAGCTGAGCCAGGCCCTGCACGCAGTGCTGGAGAGGCAGTGCCGCCTGGAGCGCCAGCAGGAGCACCAGCAGCGGCTCCAGCAGGAGGTGCTGATGacactgcagcagctcagctccaccGTGAGCCACGGCACTGTGCCAGCGAACCAGCCCTGTGTCCCCTTCAGCAGTATGGCCGAGCCCTCGCCCACCGTGCCAAACTTCAGCCAGTTCAAGATGGAGCTCATCTGA